The proteins below are encoded in one region of Ostrea edulis chromosome 3, xbOstEdul1.1, whole genome shotgun sequence:
- the LOC125675757 gene encoding mucin-2-like isoform X1 has product MYKVAVSRTMEVSSISEFKHNIKPCRHIKIYRSTLDYYHHVFIGRVDDFGCDIFHYKPQWEEYFYGNSPGQITRDRFNFGDTNQEVANILDFENGVVIIVARSDYPKTPDGIQRTLERAESRLGETKYSLSSNNCECYVNWIFSGDNTSLEFQDCGLGKRMFAGAVDTSLSDGIVRPMKHGTSSVVSEGIKTGPFSFPPKSRPKAINFTNRRLYSSSNIRSEQYLQYKQVHVLKEQGNKLETMLLMLRNADFTDSGAKNEIFRSAKSSTTNSVSKQAVSKLGKSGIKPALKCTKKSLAAPFLPKSASKSISDELAKSSAPSVAKAASKSISNEVTKSAAPSVAKAASNSISNEVTKSAALSVAKIASKSISNEVTKSAAPSVAKAASKSISNEVTKSAAPSIAKAASKSISNEVTKSAAPSVAKAASKSISNEVTKSAAPSVAKAASKSISNEVTKFAAPSVGKAASKSISGEVTKSAVPSVAKAASKSISKEVTKSAAPSVAKAASKSISGEVTKSAAPSVAKAASKSISGEVTKSAAPSIAKTASKSISNEVTKSTAPSVAKAASKSISNEVTKSAAPSVVKAAPSIAKTASKSISNEVTKSTAPSVAKAASKSISNEVTKSAAPSVVKAASKSISGEVTKSAVPSVAKAASKSISNEVTKSAAPSIAKAASKSISNELSKSAAPSIAKAASKSISNEVTKSTAPSVVKSASKSLSGGVAKSSAPSVVKSASKSLSDGVAKSAAPSVAKSVSKSISNEAANSAVAKPAQKEIVKRMHRSIRSCKRPSLGKSTGKAAENATENAGKLSSGITKGAVATAVVIEGVFLTKKLYDIVTDEDMDDEEKQRSATKEISSSVVGVPAGLCGSVVGQALIPVPFLGAAVGGIIGGMIGNAVGGAIGEASKSISNEVTKSAAPSIAKIASKSISKEVTKSAAPSVAKAASKSISGEVTKSAAPSVAKAASKSISGEVTKSAAPSIAKAASKSISKEVTKSAAPSIAKAASKSISNEVTKSAAPSVVKAASKSISGEVTKSAVPSVAKAASKSISNEVTKSAVPSVAKAASKSISKEVTKFAAPSVGKAASKSISGEVTKSAVPSVVKAASKSISKEVTKSAAQSVAKAASKSISGEVTKSAAPSVAKAASKSISGEVTKSAAPSIAKIASKSISKEVTKSAAPSVAKAASKSISGEVTKSAAPSVAKAASKSISGEVTKSAAPSIAKAASKSISKEVTKSAAPSIAKAASKSISNEVTKSAAPSVVKAASKSISGEVTKSAVPSVAKAASKSISNEVTKSAVPSVAKAASKSISKEVTKFAAPSVGKAASKSISGEVTKSAVPSVAKAASKSISKEVTKSAAPSVAKAASKSISGEVTKSAAPSVAKAASKSISGEVTKSAAPSIAKTASKSISNEVTKSTAPSVAKAASKSISNEVTKSAAPSVVKAASKSISGEVTKSAVPSVAKAASKSISNEVTKSAAPSIAKAASKSISNELSKSAAPSIAKAASKSISNEVTKSTAPSVVKSASKSLSGGVAKSSAPSVVKSASKSLSDGVAKSAAPSVAKSVSKSISNEAANSAVAKPAQKEIVKRMHRSIRPCKRPSLGKSTGKAAENATENAGKLSSGITKGAVATAVVIEGVFLTKKLYDIVTDEDMDDEEKQRSATKEISSSVVGVPAGLCGSVVGQALIPVPFLGAAVGGIIGGMIGNAVGGAIGEGVFSIFK; this is encoded by the exons ATGTACAAGGTGGCGGTAAGTAGG ACAATGGAAGTGAGTTCAATTTCGGAATTTAAGCACAACATCAAACCTTGTAGACATATCAAAATCTACAGAAGTACATTGGACTATTATCATCACGTGTTTATTGGTCGTGTAGATGACTTTGGATGTGACATCTTTCACTACAAACCTCAGTGGGAAGAATATTTCTACGGAAACTCTCCAGGACAAATTACACGTGACAGGTTCAATTTCGGTGACACAAACCAGGAGGTTGCAAATATTTTGGATTTCGAAAATGGTGTTGTAATTATTGTTGCACGCAGTGACTATCCAAAGACACCAGATGGAATACAACGTACACTCGAAAGAGCAGAATCAAGGTTGGGTGAAACAAAATATTCGCTAAGTTCTAACAATTGTGAGTGCTATGTTAACTGGATTTTCTCAGGAGACAATACTTCTCTAGAATTTCAGGATTGTGGTCTTGGTAAACGCATGTTTGCAGGAGCTGTCGATACGTCATTGAGTGATGGAATTGTAAGGCCGATGAAACACGGAACGTCCTCTGTAGTATCAGAGGGTATCAAGACAGGTCCCTTTTCTTTTCCACCAAAAAGTCGACCAAAGGCAATCAATTTTACAAATCGCAGGCTGTATTCATCGTCAAATATACGTTCAGAACAATATTTGCAATacaaacaagtacatgtattaaaagaGCAAGGAAACAAATTAGAAACTATGCTTCTAATGCTTCGAAATGCAGATTTTACAGATTCTGGTGCAAAAAATGAGATCTTCAGATCGGCGAAGTCGTCAACGACAAACTCTGTTTCAAAACAAGCAGTGAGCAAATTAGGGAAATCAGGAATCAAACCAGCATTGAAATGTACCAAAAAGTCCCTTGCTGCTCCGTTCCTTCCTAAATCAGCATCTAAATCTATTTCAGACGAATTAGCCAAGTCATCTGCTCCATCTGTTGCGAAAGCAGCATCAAAATCAATCTCAAATGAGGTAACCAAATCCGCTGCTCCGTCTGTTGCAAAGGCAGCATCAAATTCAATCTCAAATGAGGTAACCAAATCCGCTGCTCTGTCTGTTGCGAAGATAGCATCAAAATCAATCTCAAATGAGGTAACTAAATCCGCTGCTCCATCTGTTGCGAAGGCTGCATCAAAATCAATCTCAAATGAGGTAACTAAATCTGCTGCTCCATCTATTGCGAAGGCagcatcaaaatcaatttcaaatgaGGTAACCAAATCCGCTGCTCCATCTGTTGCGAAGGCagcatcaaaatcaatttcaaatgaGGTAACCAAATCCGCTGCTCCATCTGTTGCGAAGGCAGCATCAAAATCAATCTCAAATGAGGTAACCAAATTCGCCGCTCCATCTGTTGGGAAGGCagcatcaaaatcaatttcaGGTGAAGTTACCAAATCAGCTGTTCCATCTGTTGCGAAGGCagcatcaaaatcaatttcaaaagaagttACCAAATCAGCTGCTCCATCTGTTGCAAAGGCagcatcaaaatcaatttcaGGTGAAGTAACCAAATCCGCCGCTCCATCTGTTGCGAAGGCagcatcaaaatcaatttcaGGTGAAGTCACCAAATCCGCTGCTCCATCTATTGCGAAGACagcatcaaaatcaatttcaaatgaagTTACCAAATCCACTGCTCCATCCGTTGCGAAGGCagcatcaaaatcaatttcaaatgaagTCACCAAATCCGCTGCTCCATCTGTTGTGAAGGCAGCTCCATCTATTGCGAAGACagcatcaaaatcaatttcaaatgaagTTACCAAATCCACTGCTCCATCCGTTGCGAAGGCagcatcaaaatcaatttcaaatgaagTCACCAAATCCGCTGCTCCATCTGTTGTGAAGGCagcatcaaaatcaatttcaGGTGAAGTTACCAAATCCGCTGTTCCATCTGTTGCGAAGGCAGCATCAAAATCAATCTCAAATGAAGTAACCAAATCCGCTGCTCCATCTATTGCGAAGGCAGCATCAAAATCAATCTCAAATGAATTAAGCAAATCCGCTGCTCCGTCCATTGCGAAGGCAGCATCAAAATCAATCTCAAATGAGGTAACCAAATCCACTGCTCCGTCCGTTGTTAAGTCAGCATCAAAATCACTTTCAGGTGGAGTAGCCAAATCCTCTGCTCCGTCCGTTGTTAAGTCAGCATCAAAATCACTTTCAGATGGAGTAGCCAAATCCGCTGCTCCGTCTGTTGCTAAATCagtttcaaaatcaatttcaaacGAAGCAGCCAATTCAGCTGTTGCTAAACCAGCCCAAAAGGAAATAGTCAAAAGAATGCATAGGTCTATTAGATCGTGTAAACGACCTAGTCTAGGTAAATCTACAGGCAAAGCAGCTGAAAATGCAACTGAAAACGCTGGAAAACTTTCATCTGGTATAACAAAGGGTGCTGTTGCCACTGCAGTTGTTATCGAAGGTGTCTTTCTCACGAAGAAACTTTACGATATCGTGACTGATGAGGATATGGATGACGAGGAGAAACAGAGAAGTGCTACAAAGGAAATATCTTCCTCTGTAGTGGGCGTTCCCGCTGGATTATGTGGAAGTGTCGTTGGACAAGCTCTAATTCCGGTTCCTTTCCTGGGGGCTGCAGTTGGGGGTATTATCGGAGGTATGATTGGTAATGCTGTTGGAGGTGCGATTGGGGAAGCATCAAAATCAATCTCAAATGAGGTAACCAAATCCGCTGCTCCATCTATTGCGAAGATagcatcaaaatcaatttcaaaagaagttACCAAATCAGCTGCTCCATCTGTTGCAAAGGCAGCATCTAAATCAATTTCAGGTGAAGTCACCAAATCCGCCGCTCCATCTGTTGCGAAGGCagcatcaaaatcaatttcaGGTGAAGTCACAAAATCCGCTGCTCCATCTATTGCGAAGGCagcatcaaaatcaatttcaaaagaagttACCAAATCCGCTGCTCCATCCATTGCGAAGGCagcatcaaaatcaatttcaaatgaagTCACCAAATCCGCTGCTCCATCTGTTGTGAAGGCagcatcaaaatcaatttcaGGTGAAGTTACCAAATCCGCTGTTCCATCTGTTGCGAAGGCagcatcaaaatcaatttcaaatgaagTAACCAAATCCGCTGTTCCATCTGTTGCGAAGGCagcatcaaaatcaatttcaaaagaagtaACCAAATTCGCCGCTCCATCTGTTGGGAAGGCagcatcaaaatcaatttcaGGTGAAGTTACCAAATCAGCTGTTCCATCTGTTGTGAAGGCagcatcaaaatcaatttcaaaagaagttACCAAATCAGCTGCTCAATCTGTTGCAAAGGCAGCATCTAAATCAATTTCAGGTGAAGTAACCAAATCCGCCGCTCCATCTGTTGCGAAGGCagcatcaaaatcaatttcaGGTGAAGTCACCAAATCCGCTGCTCCATCTATTGCGAAGATagcatcaaaatcaatttcaaaagaagttACCAAATCAGCTGCTCCATCTGTTGCAAAGGCAGCATCTAAATCAATTTCAGGTGAAGTCACCAAATCCGCCGCTCCATCTGTTGCGAAGGCagcatcaaaatcaatttcaGGTGAAGTCACCAAATCCGCTGCTCCATCTATTGCGAAGGCagcatcaaaatcaatttcaaaagaagttACCAAATCCGCTGCTCCATCCATTGCGAAGGCagcatcaaaatcaatttcaaatgaagTCACCAAATCCGCTGCTCCATCTGTTGTGAAGGCagcatcaaaatcaatttcaGGTGAAGTTACCAAATCCGCTGTTCCATCTGTTGCGAAGGCagcatcaaaatcaatttcaaatgaagTAACCAAATCCGCTGTTCCATCTGTTGCGAAGGCagcatcaaaatcaatttcaaaagaagtaACCAAATTCGCCGCTCCATCTGTTGGGAAGGCagcatcaaaatcaatttcaGGTGAAGTTACCAAATCAGCTGTTCCATCTGTTGCGAAGGCagcatcaaaatcaatttcaaaagaagttACCAAATCAGCTGCTCCATCTGTTGCAAAGGCAGCATCTAAATCAATTTCAGGTGAAGTAACCAAATCCGCCGCTCCATCTGTTGCGAAGGCagcatcaaaatcaatttcaGGTGAAGTCACCAAATCCGCTGCTCCATCTATTGCGAAGACagcatcaaaatcaatttcaaatgaagTTACCAAATCCACTGCTCCATCCGTTGCGAAGGCagcatcaaaatcaatttcaaatgaagTCACCAAATCCGCTGCTCCATCTGTTGTGAAGGCagcatcaaaatcaatttcaGGTGAAGTTACCAAATCCGCTGTTCCATCTGTTGCGAAGGCAGCATCAAAATCAATCTCAAATGAAGTAACCAAATCCGCTGCTCCATCTATTGCGAAGGCAGCATCAAAATCAATCTCAAATGAATTAAGCAAATCCGCTGCTCCGTCCATTGCGAAGGCAGCATCAAAATCAATCTCAAATGAGGTAACCAAATCCACTGCTCCGTCCGTTGTTAAGTCAGCATCAAAATCACTTTCAGGTGGAGTAGCCAAATCCTCTGCTCCGTCCGTTGTTAAGTCAGCATCAAAATCACTTTCAGATGGAGTAGCCAAATCCGCTGCTCCGTCTGTTGCTAAATCagtttcaaaatcaatttcaaacGAAGCAGCCAATTCAGCTGTTGCTAAACCAGCCCAAAAGGAAATAGTCAAAAGAATGCATAGGTCTATTAGACCGTGTAAACGACCTAGTCTAGGTAAATCTACAGGCAAAGCAGCTGAAAATGCAACTGAAAACGCTGGAAAACTTTCATCTGGTATAACAAAGGGTGCTGTTGCCACTGCAGTTGTTATCGAAGGTGTCTTTCTCACGAAGAAACTTTACGATATCGTGACTGATGAGGATATGGATGACGAGGAGAAACAGAGAAGTGCTACAAAGGAAATATCTTCCTCTGTAGTGGGCGTTCCCGCTGGATTATGTGGAAGTGTCGTTGGACAAGCTCTAATTCCGGTTCCTTTCCTGGGGGCTGCAGTTGGGGGTATTATCGGAGGTATGATTGGTAATGCTGTTGGAGGTGCGATTGGGGAAGGAGTTTTTAGCATTTTCAAATAA